The sequence TACAAGCGTTCCATCAAAGTCGAAAGCTATTATCATTATTGAATCCCCCTTGTTATTCTGCCACTAGCTCAATGAATACTATTCCCTTTAAGTTTTGCCCTCCACAAAGCATATATTTTAGTGAAACAAAATATTCAGATGATAATTTCAAAAAGGTGGTGAACATGGGTAAACACTACATTCCAAACTCGGCACACAAGGAGGAAATGCTTAGAGAGATTGGCTTTAAGAGCATTGAAGATCTCTTCTCTGATGTTCCGAAAGGCTTTGTCAAGGAATTTAATCTTCCAGAAGGCAAGAGCGAATATGAAGTTTTCCTTGAGATGAACGAGATTCTCAGCAAAAACAAGACTGTCCTTGAGATGCCAACTTTTCTTGGTGCTGGGGCTTACTTCCACTATGTACCAGCTCATGTAAAGTACCTCATAGAGAGGAGCGAATTCATAACTTCCTATACCCCCTATCAAGCGGAGATAAGCCAGGGAATGCTGCAGGCACTTTTTGAGTACCAGAGTTTGATCGGAGAGCTGGTAGGACTGGAGATTGTAAATGCCTCGATGTATGACTGGGGAACTGCACTCGGTGAAGCGGCAAGAATGGCAGCAAGGGTTAAGAAAAAGAACAAATTCGTGGTTCCAAAGCATCTTCATCCGGAAAGAAATAAGGTTCTCAAGACCTTTGTAGAAGGAGCGGACATGGAGATAAAATACGTAAAATGGAATGAAAAGGGACAGATTGATCTTGAGGATCTGAAGGAAAAGGTAAAAGATGCCGCCGGAGTTTACGTTGAGCTTCCCAACTTCTTTGGAATAATCGAAGAACAGGTAAAAGAAATTGGAGAGATTGCTCATGAAAACGACGCCCTATTTGTTGTAGGAGTAGACCCAACGATTTTGGGAGTAATAGAAGCACCAGGTAACTTAGGAGCTGACATTGTGGTTGGTGAGGCGTCTTTCCTCGGAAGTGCATTAAACTTCGGAGGCCCAAGAGCGGGTATATTCGCCACTAAAAATGAAAGAGCCCTCGTAAGACAGATGCCAGGAAGAATTATTGGAATGACGAAAGATGCAGAAGGCAAAAGGGCTTTTGTCATGACACTTCAAACAAGGGAACAGCACATAAGGAGGGCAAAGGCAACATCAAACATTTGTTCAAATGAGGCCCTTGTAGCAGTTGCAGCTGCAATTCACCTAGCTTCCCTTGGGCCAAAGGGACTGCAGAAGCTTGGAGAAATAATCCTGAAGAACACGGCGTATTTCAAGAAGAGATTAAGTGAAGTCGCTGAAATACCGTTTGATGCAATCAACTTCAAGGATGTTCCAGCTAAATTCGAGATTCCCTACTCGGTTATCCATGAGAGACTCCTCGAAAAAGGAATACACGGTGGTTTCTACCTAAAACCACACTTCCCGGAGCTCGGCGAGAGTGTCCTATTGGCAGTGACTGAAACAACCAGGAGAGAATGGATAGATGCACTCATAGAGAATGTTAGAGAGATAATAAACGAGGCGGAGCTGTGAGGTGATAAAGATGTTCAGGCAAGCTAAATGGGATGAACCTCTAATTTTTGAACTCTCAAAGCCTGGAAGAATCGGCTTTACTCTTCCAGAACCTATTGAGGATGTTGATGTTCAAATTCCAGAAGGCTTAAAGAGGAAAAGCCTTGAGCTTCCGGAGCTTAGTGAACCGGAGATAGTCAAACACTATACAAGACTAAGCGAGATGAACTATGGCGTGGATTCCGGCATATACCCACTCGGCTCTTGTACTATGAAATATAACCCCAAAATAAACGAGGAATTTGCCAACCATCCTAAAGTGGCCTTCATACATCCCTACCAAGATGAAAGAACTGTTCAAGGTGCCCTGCAGATAATGTGGGAGCTCGAGCAGTGGCTTAAAGAAATCACTGGAATGGATCGCTTCACCCTTCAGCCGGCTGCCGGTGCTAATGGTGAGTTCACGGGAGTCATGATAATTCGTGCCTATCATCTCGACCGCGGAGAGACCCAAAGGACTGAAATGCTTGTTCCCGATTCAGCTCACGGTACAAATCCAGCCTCAGCAGCGATGGCTGGCTTTAAAGTCATTGAGATACCCTCAAACGAACAGGGCATGGTAGACTTAGAGGCTTTAGAAAATGCTGTAAGCGAGAGGACGGCAGGAATAATGCTCACAAATCCCAATACTTTGGGAATTTTCGAGGAGGACATTTTGGAGATAGCAAAGATAGTCCACAAAGCTGGAGGATTACTGTACTATGATGGCGCAAACTTGAACGGAATTCTCGGAAAGATAAGACCAGGAGATATGGGCTTTGATGTTGTTCACATAAACCTTCACAAGACGTTTTCAACGCCTCACGGAGGTGGCGGCCCCGGAGCAGGGCCTGTCGGTGTAAAAGAGCACCTCGTAGACTATTTACCAGTGCCATTAGTGGAATTCGACGGAGAAAGATACTATCTAAACTACGATCTACCAAAGAGCATTGGGAAAGTTAAGGAGTTCTATGGAAACTTCGCAGTACTTGTTAGAGCGCTCACATACCTTAAGATGATGGGAAGAG comes from Thermococcus alcaliphilus and encodes:
- the gcvPA gene encoding aminomethyl-transferring glycine dehydrogenase subunit GcvPA, which encodes MGKHYIPNSAHKEEMLREIGFKSIEDLFSDVPKGFVKEFNLPEGKSEYEVFLEMNEILSKNKTVLEMPTFLGAGAYFHYVPAHVKYLIERSEFITSYTPYQAEISQGMLQALFEYQSLIGELVGLEIVNASMYDWGTALGEAARMAARVKKKNKFVVPKHLHPERNKVLKTFVEGADMEIKYVKWNEKGQIDLEDLKEKVKDAAGVYVELPNFFGIIEEQVKEIGEIAHENDALFVVGVDPTILGVIEAPGNLGADIVVGEASFLGSALNFGGPRAGIFATKNERALVRQMPGRIIGMTKDAEGKRAFVMTLQTREQHIRRAKATSNICSNEALVAVAAAIHLASLGPKGLQKLGEIILKNTAYFKKRLSEVAEIPFDAINFKDVPAKFEIPYSVIHERLLEKGIHGGFYLKPHFPELGESVLLAVTETTRREWIDALIENVREIINEAEL
- the gcvPB gene encoding aminomethyl-transferring glycine dehydrogenase subunit GcvPB; its protein translation is MFRQAKWDEPLIFELSKPGRIGFTLPEPIEDVDVQIPEGLKRKSLELPELSEPEIVKHYTRLSEMNYGVDSGIYPLGSCTMKYNPKINEEFANHPKVAFIHPYQDERTVQGALQIMWELEQWLKEITGMDRFTLQPAAGANGEFTGVMIIRAYHLDRGETQRTEMLVPDSAHGTNPASAAMAGFKVIEIPSNEQGMVDLEALENAVSERTAGIMLTNPNTLGIFEEDILEIAKIVHKAGGLLYYDGANLNGILGKIRPGDMGFDVVHINLHKTFSTPHGGGGPGAGPVGVKEHLVDYLPVPLVEFDGERYYLNYDLPKSIGKVKEFYGNFAVLVRALTYLKMMGREGLREVAEVAVLNANYLTQKLKGTRGYELPHKELRKHEVVFSAEPMRKETGVKALDVAKRLLDFGLHAPTIYFPLIVHEALMIEPTETVSKEELDAYVKALKKISEEAYTNPEIVKSAPHNTAIRRVDDVLAAKKPVITWRMYKELKEKGEVDY